From a region of the Pirellulales bacterium genome:
- a CDS encoding PEP-CTERM sorting domain-containing protein: protein MLAARFPSVTFALLAATLVALVPSSACAANQDVVFTIDPSQSTFNYSTVGGIYGTYVPVSPGSDTTSVSGHFLVSFDPTTDTPTSIQFIGGDGYYQQDGSMTVKSQSPGVVVDYTGLSFDFSSPVLTSNNGVYQANTTTFDVLGGALTETFTDNSSEVFPAQGYTDKVTAGQWTLAETGGPGSGDWTLSVSGHYTEPVGSGPRNSTGTFTLNAVSTAHFGTSNITTVAPDATQASVLGGAAATGGVTINLSGNTNGGTFTAQQIPNSGGLSQQAIAAAQVNPIFALSTSSLSAAPQIWSVEYTGLPTGQTATLVFHYDPSQLPGGFDQSQLGLWHFDKTANAWEFGGTVNTTDHTITFVTSSFSPFELGRAVPEPSSLALLGLGLLSLAGCRYRRRAK, encoded by the coding sequence ATGCTGGCCGCTCGATTTCCGAGTGTCACATTTGCTCTGCTCGCGGCGACGCTCGTCGCGCTTGTTCCATCGTCCGCCTGCGCTGCCAACCAGGACGTGGTTTTCACTATCGATCCATCGCAAAGCACGTTTAATTATTCCACCGTGGGCGGCATTTATGGGACATATGTCCCGGTTTCTCCGGGCAGCGACACCACGAGCGTTAGCGGACATTTTCTGGTGAGCTTCGATCCAACGACCGATACGCCGACGAGCATTCAGTTCATCGGCGGCGATGGCTACTACCAGCAAGACGGTTCGATGACCGTGAAGAGTCAGTCGCCGGGCGTCGTCGTCGACTACACAGGCCTGAGCTTCGATTTCAGCAGCCCGGTCTTGACCAGCAACAATGGCGTCTACCAGGCTAACACAACTACGTTCGATGTCTTGGGCGGCGCGTTAACCGAAACCTTCACCGATAACTCCAGCGAAGTATTCCCAGCACAGGGTTACACCGACAAAGTCACCGCCGGTCAGTGGACGCTGGCCGAGACCGGTGGTCCGGGGTCCGGCGATTGGACGTTGAGCGTTTCTGGGCATTACACCGAGCCCGTTGGTTCCGGTCCGCGCAATTCGACAGGCACGTTCACGCTCAATGCAGTGTCGACGGCACATTTCGGCACGTCGAACATCACGACCGTCGCGCCGGACGCCACGCAAGCCAGCGTGCTGGGGGGCGCGGCAGCCACGGGCGGAGTGACGATCAACCTTAGCGGCAATACCAACGGCGGAACCTTCACGGCGCAGCAGATTCCGAATTCCGGTGGCCTGTCGCAACAGGCGATCGCTGCCGCGCAGGTGAACCCGATCTTCGCGCTGTCGACGAGCTCGCTGTCGGCCGCGCCGCAGATTTGGAGCGTCGAGTACACCGGCCTGCCGACCGGCCAGACAGCGACGCTCGTTTTTCATTACGATCCGTCGCAATTGCCGGGCGGATTCGACCAGTCGCAACTAGGCCTGTGGCATTTCGACAAAACGGCTAATGCCTGGGAGTTCGGCGGCACGGTGAATACGACCGACCATACGATCACGTTCGTCACCAGCAGCTTTTCGCCGTTCGAGCTGGGGCGAGCCGTACCCGAGCCGTCTTCCCTCGCCCTGTTAGGCCTGGGGCTCTTGAGCCTTGCCGGTTGTCGGTATCGCCGGCGGGCGAAATAG
- a CDS encoding protein kinase yields MSDRNDARSAHESDVDDQLVKAAWAYDERLSVYRRDEDAVWAEDVPAGVETLSRLLQAQRTIELLFHAGRDAAEASLAGEATADSPSRGQEETLPVRDATKHAPLETPATFGRFEVRRELGRGGLGVVLLARDPILNRDVAVKIPRPEALLTPELQTRFLREAQAAARLTHPNIVAVYEAGQVGVVSYIAAAYCQGSNLADWIKGRGCTIAPRQSVEIVLPIADAIEYAHAHGVLHRDLKPSNILLEPFESAIAANDFDNVGLVPKVSDFGLAKIQDLISDETRTGLVMGTPAYMAPEQAEGRLSDIGPATDVYGLGTILYELLTGQPAFRGGNDVDTLRKVVSEEPVAPRALRSGIARDLEAVCLKCLHKEPSSRYPTAGRLAADLRRVLRGHVTEARPRTLPERVWKWARRRPAIAAMLLVSIVSGITIAALSGLYSWRMATALALSEQRRVDAMSARTEADAHRQIAEHERDANEQYAYAGRMEEAFQTLRQGSIKKAAELLDKYASGSRLADMRGFEWHYLHRALHDERLVLRGHRGEVYGVAFSPDGGTLVSGGEDGTIRIWDPRSGEQRHVIHAHESCTNDVDFSPDGKVLASASCDGTIKLWDTSSWTLLRVVTEQSKPQLCAAFSPDGHLLAGEGADKGLSIWDLQGTLLTILDVENPLNVVSWSHDSRYLLVPFVHGYTIFNTSDWSRRDVDVKGPIMSVAFSPTGDQLGFSSNYAVGMASFAATSPGPIVDGHRARIDKVLFRPNGRELLSCGADYTVKVWKVPEAPIPSASAMQPALVESRTLLGHTGRVQDMIIAPDGCTLATASYDGTVRLWDLDAPGASVPMLRCPVAIQSDYRFAQPELSSDLSRLAVHTDDGRMHIWDVTQQQLVLDRDIEAEAASAMAFGHDLQRFVGWDWVRGRVIFSDVASAEGLITATVPRGPIHSTCFSRDGTRAVAVEWTGHARVWDTTTGELHCTFGRPGEGKIEESYYADHLRPALSDDGRRLAICNVENAGILDVDSGSWTDIKSIEGACSDVQFSPDGRYLLINGYPSGVNLIDAHTGELSRVLRLQSPVTALTASRDGKTIATAVGRRVHLWHSETGQRIGTLAIDEDAGSTLRLQFSEDGRHLGAVTTKVLEDGTGLATLYVW; encoded by the coding sequence ATGAGCGACCGTAACGACGCCCGGTCGGCCCACGAATCCGACGTTGACGATCAACTGGTCAAGGCAGCCTGGGCCTATGACGAACGGTTGAGCGTTTACCGTCGTGACGAGGACGCTGTTTGGGCCGAGGACGTCCCGGCCGGCGTCGAGACGCTTTCGCGGTTATTACAAGCGCAACGGACCATCGAGCTCTTATTCCATGCGGGGAGGGATGCGGCGGAAGCGTCGCTGGCGGGCGAAGCCACGGCCGACTCGCCCAGCCGGGGTCAGGAAGAAACGCTCCCGGTGCGGGATGCAACGAAACACGCGCCCCTAGAGACGCCGGCCACCTTCGGCCGCTTCGAAGTGCGGCGAGAATTGGGCCGCGGCGGCTTGGGCGTAGTGCTGCTGGCCCGCGACCCGATCTTGAACCGCGACGTCGCGGTCAAAATCCCGCGCCCCGAGGCGCTGTTGACGCCGGAACTACAAACTCGCTTCCTGCGCGAGGCGCAAGCGGCGGCACGGTTGACTCATCCCAATATCGTGGCTGTCTATGAAGCCGGCCAGGTCGGCGTGGTCAGTTACATCGCCGCGGCTTATTGCCAAGGAAGCAATCTTGCCGACTGGATCAAGGGGCGCGGTTGCACGATCGCGCCGCGGCAGTCGGTCGAAATCGTCCTGCCGATCGCCGACGCCATCGAATACGCCCACGCGCACGGCGTATTGCACCGCGATCTGAAGCCAAGCAACATTTTGCTCGAGCCCTTCGAGTCGGCCATCGCCGCGAATGATTTCGATAATGTGGGCCTCGTTCCCAAGGTGTCGGATTTCGGCCTGGCCAAGATTCAGGACCTGATCAGCGACGAAACGCGCACCGGCCTGGTGATGGGAACGCCGGCGTACATGGCTCCGGAGCAAGCCGAAGGTCGACTGAGCGACATCGGCCCTGCAACGGACGTGTACGGGCTGGGAACGATTTTGTACGAGTTGTTGACCGGCCAGCCGGCATTTCGCGGCGGCAATGACGTGGATACGCTGCGCAAGGTGGTCTCGGAAGAGCCTGTGGCACCACGCGCGTTGCGAAGCGGTATTGCGCGCGATTTGGAAGCCGTATGCCTGAAGTGCCTGCACAAGGAGCCTTCGAGCCGGTATCCCACGGCGGGGCGATTGGCGGCGGATTTGCGACGAGTGCTGCGAGGCCACGTCACCGAGGCCCGGCCGCGGACTTTGCCCGAGCGCGTCTGGAAATGGGCGCGCCGGCGCCCGGCGATTGCTGCCATGCTGCTGGTGAGCATTGTTTCCGGCATAACGATCGCGGCGCTCTCGGGGCTGTATTCGTGGCGCATGGCGACGGCCCTGGCCCTCTCCGAACAGCGGCGGGTGGATGCAATGTCCGCCCGGACGGAAGCCGACGCGCATCGCCAGATTGCCGAGCACGAACGCGACGCCAACGAGCAATATGCCTATGCCGGGCGCATGGAAGAGGCGTTTCAGACGCTCCGACAAGGGAGCATCAAGAAGGCTGCTGAATTGCTCGACAAGTATGCATCGGGTAGCCGCCTGGCCGACATGCGCGGATTCGAATGGCATTACCTGCACCGCGCACTGCACGACGAACGGCTCGTCTTGCGCGGACATCGGGGCGAAGTTTACGGTGTCGCCTTTTCGCCAGATGGTGGCACGCTCGTCTCCGGGGGCGAAGATGGCACAATCCGCATTTGGGATCCGCGCAGCGGTGAGCAGCGGCACGTCATTCATGCCCACGAAAGTTGCACGAACGACGTCGATTTTTCGCCGGATGGCAAAGTCCTGGCCAGCGCCAGTTGCGATGGCACGATCAAGCTGTGGGATACGAGCAGTTGGACTCTGCTGCGTGTCGTAACCGAGCAGTCGAAGCCGCAACTGTGCGCGGCGTTTTCACCGGACGGTCACCTGCTGGCCGGCGAAGGGGCCGACAAAGGGCTGAGCATCTGGGATTTGCAAGGAACGCTGCTGACGATCCTCGACGTGGAAAATCCGCTGAACGTCGTCAGTTGGAGCCACGATTCACGTTATTTGCTGGTGCCCTTCGTTCACGGCTACACCATTTTCAACACGAGTGATTGGAGTAGACGCGACGTCGACGTTAAGGGACCTATCATGAGCGTGGCCTTTTCGCCAACCGGCGATCAGCTGGGATTCTCCTCAAACTATGCCGTTGGCATGGCAAGTTTCGCGGCAACCAGTCCCGGCCCAATCGTCGACGGGCACCGCGCACGCATTGACAAAGTCTTATTCCGGCCCAACGGTCGTGAGCTCTTATCTTGCGGCGCCGATTACACCGTAAAGGTATGGAAAGTGCCGGAGGCGCCAATTCCGTCCGCTTCGGCAATGCAACCGGCACTCGTCGAGAGCCGTACGTTGCTGGGGCACACCGGCCGTGTTCAGGACATGATCATCGCTCCCGATGGTTGTACCCTGGCGACCGCTAGTTACGACGGCACAGTACGCCTATGGGACCTGGATGCCCCCGGTGCGTCCGTGCCGATGCTGCGGTGCCCTGTCGCAATTCAGAGCGACTATCGATTCGCACAACCCGAATTGTCGAGTGATTTAAGCCGCCTGGCGGTTCACACCGATGACGGGCGCATGCACATTTGGGACGTGACTCAGCAACAGTTGGTGCTCGATCGCGACATCGAGGCAGAGGCCGCATCGGCGATGGCCTTTGGCCACGATCTGCAGCGGTTCGTCGGGTGGGACTGGGTTCGTGGCAGGGTAATCTTCAGCGATGTGGCAAGCGCCGAAGGATTGATCACCGCTACCGTGCCGCGGGGACCCATCCACAGTACATGCTTTAGCCGGGACGGAACGCGTGCCGTGGCCGTCGAATGGACTGGGCACGCACGTGTCTGGGATACCACCACCGGTGAACTGCACTGCACGTTCGGGCGCCCCGGCGAGGGCAAAATCGAGGAGAGTTATTATGCCGATCATCTGCGCCCCGCACTATCAGACGACGGGCGCCGACTAGCCATATGTAACGTCGAGAATGCCGGCATTCTCGACGTCGATTCCGGATCGTGGACCGACATCAAGAGCATCGAAGGAGCATGTTCTGATGTCCAGTTTTCGCCCGATGGACGGTACTTGCTCATCAACGGCTATCCGAGCGGCGTGAACCTGATTGACGCCCACACGGGAGAGTTGTCGCGCGTGCTCCGCCTGCAGTCACCGGTTACGGCCTTGACCGCCTCGCGCGACGGCAAAACCATCGCCACGGCGGTCGGACGGCGCGTGCATTTATGGCACAGCGAAACAGGGCAAAGGATCGGAACGCTTGCGATCGACGAAGACGCCGGGTCGACCTTGCGTTTGCAGTTTTCCGAGGATGGCCGGCACCTGGGGGCGGTGACGACAAAGGTCTTGGAGGACGGCACCGGCCTGGCGACCTTGTACGTCTGGTGA